The following is a genomic window from Bacillota bacterium.
GGAAGAGCCCTCTGGCATGTAAGCGAAAACCCCCGGCAGCTGGTCTGGCAGCGGGAGGGTGAAATCGAGGACCTGCATCTGGCACGGCTGGGAATCCAGGTTGCCGTGATCAGCCCCCTCTTTGCCCAGAAAAGGGTCTTTGGGCTCTTTGTTGTCGCGAGCTACAAGAAACCCAGTTACGATCCGACAGACCTCTCCTTCCTTCAGCAACTGGCAAACCAGCTGGCGATTTACCTCCAGGACCGGGAACTCTTCGCCGAGGTGACCAGGGCGAAGCTCGAGTGGGAAGCCACCTTCAAAGCGGTCCGGGATTTGATCGTGGTCGTGGACCAGGAGAAGCGGATCCTGCGCGCAAATCTGGCGGCCCTCCAGTTCTCCGGCCTCTCCGAAGAAGAAATTATAGGAAAGAAGTGCTGTGAGGTGATCTGCTCCGCATCCGACCCCTGCTGCCCGGAGTGCGCTCTCTCGAAAACCCTCGAGAGCAAAGAAACGGCCCACTCCCAACGTCTCCTGGAAGACGGGCGGGTGATGGAATTATACGCC
Proteins encoded in this region:
- a CDS encoding GAF domain-containing protein, producing MPEQKTLLIKLPGVCTTRQSSELAVQKTQLIEKLTGVYAAKRNYYAELKEKISEITKRNLQLEILSELARQISINTPLEEIVRNVSTSLEEVLPFDRVSLCTFREGKLFLNRFYPTDGICSPEMEVPPEEGRALWHVSENPRQLVWQREGEIEDLHLARLGIQVAVISPLFAQKRVFGLFVVASYKKPSYDPTDLSFLQQLANQLAIYLQDRELFAEVTRAKLEWEATFKAVRDLIVVVDQEKRILRANLAALQFSGLSEEEIIGKKCCEVICSASDPCCPECALSKTLESKETAHSQRLLEDGRVMELYAYPAFQEPALHEEEGDLWAVIYIKDVTEGIKMQAQLLRAARLAALGEMAA